A window of Cellulomonas fimi contains these coding sequences:
- a CDS encoding HIT family protein — protein MPRPGSGATDRPDDLAGVPDAFERLWTPHRMAYIGGQDKPTDADAGPGCPFCRIPSLSDEDGLVVARGETAYVVMNLYPYNSGHVLVCPYRHVADYTDLTDDEVADVATLTQTAMRVLRAVSGPHGFNLGMNQGDVAGAGIAAHLHQHVVPRWGGDSNFLPIVGRSRALPELLGDTRARLAAAWPGSGAAGTDDDADVKG, from the coding sequence GTGCCGCGCCCCGGCTCCGGGGCGACCGACCGGCCGGACGACCTCGCGGGCGTGCCGGACGCCTTCGAGCGGCTCTGGACGCCGCACCGCATGGCGTACATCGGCGGGCAGGACAAGCCGACCGACGCGGACGCGGGCCCCGGCTGCCCCTTCTGCCGCATCCCGTCGCTGTCGGACGAGGACGGTCTCGTCGTCGCGCGCGGCGAGACCGCCTACGTCGTCATGAACCTCTACCCCTACAACTCGGGGCACGTCCTGGTCTGCCCGTACCGGCACGTCGCCGACTACACCGACCTGACGGACGACGAGGTCGCCGACGTCGCGACGCTCACGCAGACCGCCATGCGCGTGCTGCGGGCCGTGTCCGGGCCGCACGGCTTCAACCTCGGGATGAACCAGGGCGACGTCGCAGGCGCGGGGATCGCGGCGCACCTGCACCAGCACGTCGTCCCGCGCTGGGGCGGCGACTCGAACTTCCTCCCGATCGTCGGGCGCAGCCGTGCGCTGCCCGAGCTGCTCGGCGACACCCGGGCGCGCCTCGCGGCGGCGTGGCCCGGGTCCGGCGCGGCCGGGACCGACGACGACGCCGACGTGAAGGGATGA